The sequence GTCGATGTTTCCCGAGGTGGGAGCGGCCGGGGAGCTGTATTTTTCGCGTCGCTACATGGAGCTCGATCCGATCCTGTTCCGTGGCGAGCTAGGTGGACTTTTGGGGCGGCTGTCCGCGACGAACATGTGCAACGTGCACACGGGGGCCGGCACCGTTCCGACGTTCATCATCGAGCAAAGCTCTAACGCCGCCTGAGTGAGCGGCTCTATCGTTCATTTGCTTTGAGTTTGTCGACAGGGAGTGACACGCATGAGCACTACGGTTTCTGGGCTTCTCGACAACCAATTCACCCTCGGCATCGAGGAAGAGTTTCAGATCGTTCACCCCGAATCGCGCGAGCTGCGTTCGTACGTGAGTCAGCTCCTCGAGGAAGGTGGCAAGCAGTCGCTGCTTCGCGAGCGCGTGCGTCCGGAGATGCATCAGTCGGTCGTCGAAACGGGCACGGGCATCTGTCGTGACATCAGGCAAGCGCGGTCGGAGATCTGCGAGCTACGAGGTGAGCTGAACGGGCTTGCGAGCAAGCATGGTCTGCGCATCGTCGCCGCCGGCACGCATCCGTTCAGCGATTGGAAGAGGCAGGAGATCACTGATGGCGAACGTTACAAAGTCATCGTCGAAGATCTTCAGGACGTTGCTCGCGCGAACTTGATTTTCGGGCTTCACGTGCACGTGGGCATCAAGGACAAGGAGGTCGCGATCGCGCTTGCGAACCAGGTTCGTTACTTCCTTCCGCACATCTTGGCGCTGTCGACGTCGAGCCCGTTCTGGCTTGGTCGCAATTCCGGTCTGAAGAGCATCCGAAGCGAGATTTTCAAGCGATTCCCGCGCACGGGCATCCCTGGCCATTTCGACTCGTACCATCAGTACCAGTCGTACGTGGACTTGCTGGTGAAGACGGGTTGCATCGACAACGCGAAGAAGATTTGGTGGGACGTTCGGGCGCATCCGTTCTTCGACACGGTGGAGGTGCGCATCTGCGACATGTCGACGCGCATCGACGACACGGTGGCACTCGCGGCGCTCATTCAAGCGATCATGGGCAAACTTTATTTGCTGTACCAACGAAACATGGGCTTCCGCGAGTATGCTCGTGAGCTCGTCGAGGAGAACAAGTGGCGCGCGGTGCGCTACGGCATCGACGGGCAGCTCATCGACTTCGGCAAGCAGAGGCAGGTGCCGCTGCGAGCGTTGATCAGCGAGCTTTTGGATTTCGTGTCGGAGGCGGCCGATATCTTCAAGTCGCAAGAGGAGCTCGATCGCGTGCGCAAGATCCTCGTGGAGGGGACGAGTGCCGACAAGCAGCTTGCGGTTTACGCGAAGACGCAGAGCTATCAGGCGGTTGTCGATCATCTCATCCACGAGACGAGCCTAGGCGCCTGAAGCAGGGGCAAAAAATGTTGAAATCCAAGCCCTTGGAGCATTTTTCGCTGCGACGAGTTGCTGAGGATTTCAGTCCAAGGGGCTCGCTCTGCTACCGTGCTCGTGTGGGAACGAAGAGGAGAGGCTTGCTTCGGATCGCAGCGCTTGCCGTCATCGCGCTTTTTGGATCCGTGGGGACTGCGAGTTGTGCGTCGACGGAGTATCACGCGGAGCCGCCGGGAGAACCTGCGGGTCGCGGGAGTGCATCCGTTCCATCGGGGGCGATAGGGGTTTGCAAACGAGCAGACACGAAGCGCCCTCCGGTCGTGAGCGAAGCGCTTTGGGAAAACGCGCGACCGTGTACGCCGCGAACGCCTCCCGAGCACATTCGACTCGGTTATTCCGACAAGGATGATCCCGAGGTCGAGAAGCAAATCGAGAGTGTTCTTTCGGCGCTGAAAGAAGGGCAGAAAGAAGACGGGGGCAACAACACGATGCTTTCGGCAGTGCGTGGTGTGCGGCAGCGTGCGGTGGACATTCCGACGCTACGTGATCGCGTTTCACGGGACTCGACTTCGGGCGGCACGTGCGACTTCACGTACCTGCTGAACACGATGAGCAAGGCGCGTGAAAAGATCGAGCGGGATTCGTGCACGGCTGATGTTTACGACGTCAAGGAGCTCAAACAAGTTTGTCTGTTCGACGCGGGCAAACCTGAAGCTTCGTGGCTGACGAGCGGCTGGGCGTGTTTGATGAACGTGCGCGCTTTGGGTAGCGATCAGTCGTGTCATCGTTTGTGTGCGTACGATGATTACTGCATGAAGCAGGTGAGTTGCGCAGGTGCGGACATCGATCTGCTGCTGTGCGCGATGGGCATCTGCTTGCCGGTGCAGCGCGGTAGCTACTGATTCGTTGAAGACGAGTCTGGATTTGGCACGCTTGCTTCGCGCGCACGAGTACCGACGGTACGAGCCATTCGCCTGATGCAAGGACGCAGTTGAGGTGTGTTTTTCCTGGCACTCGCGGTCCCCCTGAACTCGCCCGCTGGGCGGGTTCAAACAGCAGGAACCACCACGACCGCCAGAAAAAACACACACCAACCGCTTTACATCCGCTCTGCATTCAATCTCCCCGAATAGACCCTGCTTTGCGCTGTTCACGGAGACGAACGGACGCGTATCGTGTTATTGGGCGTAGGTAGGACGCGCAGGCACGAAAACGATGGCTGACAATGCGATTCCGTCTCCTCGAGACGACGATGATGAAGATGTCCACTGGGCGCTCTCGACAGCAGTGACGCTGTGGGGTCGAGGTGAGCGCGTCGAAGCTTTGAAGTGGCTGAAGCGAGCTGCCGAGCAAGCTTCGGATGCGGACAGGGACATTCGTTCGCTGGAGCTGTTCAAGGCGGCTGCGGACATTCAGCCCTTGATCGCGGCTGCTGCCAGTGCGCAGGCTCAACCGGCACCTTCTGCGCCTGCAACGCAGGCACCCGTAACGCCGCCGCAAGCCGCAGCACCGGCTCCGGCTGCCGCGAGGCCACCGCCTCCGCCGCTTCCGACAAACCGTCCACCGCCGCCAGCTCGAGCACCTCAGCCATCGCTCCCGCCAGCAACGCAAGCGTCACCCGCGATCGCGCCGCCGCCACAGCCTGTGCGCAGCGCGCCTCCGCCAGCACCGCGCGCGAGTGCGCGGCCGCCAGCGTCTTTGCCCGGACAAACCCCGGCGCCGATGTCGGTAGCGCCGGCATCCAGAGCCCCGGTCATCCCGAGCACTCCGCCGCCTCCTGCAGCAGCGCCGCCGGTTGCCGCACCGCGTACAGCAGCAGCGCCTCCCGTGGCGATGCCGACGCGCAAGCGCCTTCCATCGAGAACGGGTGCGCGCAAGAGCGTCGCCGCGGATCCCAATTCGCTTCGTGGGAAAGCCCCGGTCGCGCCGGCAGCAGCACCTCAGAGCAGTCCCGGCAAGCCTGCGAGCGGGTCGAGTAAGCGGGCCGCGCCCAAGACGACGATCATCGATCAAGCGTGGGGCGATTTCGTGGCGTCACCACCGCCGCTCGCGCCGCCTCCGCCGCCGCCTGACGAGGAGGTGACGGCTGCGCGTAATCGGCAGGCGCTTCTCGACATGCCGATCGATGACTTGGACGGCGTGACGCACATCATTTCGGGCAAGAACACGGCGAAACAAGTTGCAGCGGCGAAAGCAGCGGCAGCCGCCGCGGCAGCAGCCGCCAATACGCCGGCGCCGCTTCCGGTCGTCGCGCCGGCACCGATCACCATCACGGCTGCGCCGGCTCCGGTTGCAGCGCCATCACCGGCTCCCGTGTCCGCTCAGGTTCCCGTTGCACCGGCATCCGTGCAGCCGGTGCTGCCGAAGAGCAAAGGCCCGGCAAGCGTGAGGCCTGCGGCGCTGCCGAACATCATGCAGCACCACGCACCGGTGAGCCAACCGCCCGTGACGCAGCCGCAGTCTGTGCAGCCGCACGCGCAGGTTGCACAACCGGTCGCGGCACCGGCCCCGATGGCTCAACCCGCGCCGACACACGCCGTCGCAGCGCCACCTGCCATGACGGCCGCCGCGCGCGTCGCAACCGTCACGGCGATCCGCGTTGCGGTGTTTGGACGGGAAGGGGACATGCGTGTTCTTGCGCTTGCGCCGCACACATCGGCACCGCCAGGCACGGTATCCGCGCTTCTTTTGCCGTCGTCCGAGACCGAAGCGGCGGCGCTTGGAAAACTCTTCGGCCTTTGATCTTTTCACCGGGAACGAGCTTGCCATGAGCGACGAACGCATCCGCCCGACACGCATCCGAGTTTCACGCCTGCAAGAGGTCCAAGTCGAAGCGCTCGTCGAGGTCGAGCGAGCTTGCGCGGCGATGTATCACGACCTTGGTTTCGACGCGGCGGAGGTGCCAGTGCGCACATTTGCGGACATTGCGCACTTGCCGCGGTACCACAACGTGTACGTGGCCGAAGCGGATCACGAGGTCGCGGGCTACGTGGCGTGGCGGGACGAATCGCCGGGCGTGGCGTACATCGAGGAGCTGTCGGTGCATCCGCAGTTTCAGCGCTTCGGGGTCGGCTCGAAGCTGTTGGCCACGGTGGAAGAAGACGCGGTGCGAGCGGGCTTGGCCGACGTCGTTGCGAAAAAGGTCGACAAGGCGGCGTGGGCAACGGCGTTCTACGCGCACCACGGGTTCACGGAGATCGGCGCTGGGGCGAGCGCGAAGGCGCAGGGCTGGGTGGATGAGCGATCCGGCGGAAGGCCGCTGACGCGGCCCGGCGAGGTCGTGATCTGGAAGCGGCTGAGAGCGCAGTAGTCACGGTGGTCGCGCCGCGGTTGTAGGAAGGTGCCAGGCACTTTGGACAAGGTGCCTGGGAAAAGGTGCCAGGCACTTTGGGACGTCGCGGTGTTTGCTGACGTCGACGGGTTCGATGCGCATGGGTCGTCCGCGCGGAGCGGCGGACATGTGACGCGCCCAGCCGTGACGACCACCCGACGTGTTTAGTTGACATAATGTATCTTATGCGAAATTTTGGCGACGGTGCGAGAAGGGGGAAACGGGCTGGAAACGCGGCGTAGTCTGCGTGCAACGACGGTTTGTCCGCGCGCTCCACACGCACGTTACGCGCTTCAAAGGTGCCAACCACTTTGGGCGCAGCCCAACCCGGCTCCCAAGGTGCCAACCACCTTTTCGCAGCGCTCACGCGGGTCGCACGCGCGACCAGGCGCCTCAGAACTGCGGCCAGTCCGCCTTCTTCGATTCGGGTCGCGGCGGCATGACCTGGACTCCAAGCAACGAACCGCCGTTGTCCAGTACGAACGCTCGCACCCCGTGGACCGCCGGCGTCATCGCGAAGCTCGCGCCCGGCAAAATCCCATCGATGAGCCCACCGTTCACCGGTGAAAACAAGAACAACCCGTACCGCGACGTTCCCACGACCAACGCTCCGGCCACCGCCACGGGCATCGTGATGCCGCCTTCCGGCAAGTTCCGCCGCCAAAGCGTGCGACCGTCGTTCGGATCGAGCGCCCACAGCCCCGTCAGACCCGACGCCGCAAACAGAATCCGCTGCCCAGCCACCGTCGGCAGCGGCCCATCATGCGGCGCGTGCTCGGGCTGCTCCCACAACATCAGCTCGGTCACGCCGACCGCCTTGTCATTCACCCACGCCCGCGTGCCGTTTTCCGCGTCGAGCGCAAACACACCGCCCGCATAACTGCCAACGAACACCACTTCGCCCGACGAAATCCGCGACACGACCGGCGTCGTGTCCACATCCAGGTACCGCACGCGATCGCCCGGCGCAGTCGCCTCGGCTTCCGCCGCCAAATCCACGATCGGCCACTGTTCCGACCCATCTTCGGCGTCGTACGCAAGCACAACACCATCGGAAAACGCCGTGTAAATCTTGTCGCGACCCAGCGCCGGCCCTGCGTAACCAGACACTTCCATCCCAAACGCCGGCGTTCGATGCTGATGCCACTTCAGCGCACCCGTGTCCGCATGCATCGCAACGAGCGTGTCGTTCGCGTTCATCACGTACACGATGCCGTTACGCAGCACCGGCCGTCGCAGAACCTCCGCGTTCGTCGCAAACCGCCACAAAAGCTTCCCGTCGCTCGCCGCTACCTTGTACAGAGCCCCATCGTTCGAGCCGAAATACAGCGTATCTTCTTTAGCGTCGTAAAGTGGCTCACTCTGCACCGGACCCAATGTCTCGAATCGCCACAGCGTCGAGCCATCCTGCGCCCGAAGGCAGTACATCCCATTGTCGCTCGACCCGACGAACACGCGCCGGCCTTCGACGTCGAGCGCTGGTTGCCCTCGCTCGTACATCTCCGCTTGCTTACGCGATTCCGACGTCAGCGGGCGGCGAAGCCATACGGACAACGCGCCACCGGGATGATGCAACCACGTCGGCACCTGCGGCGTTGCCGGAATGCCGGATGTCTCACAGCCAAGCGCTCCCACGGCACAAGCCAGCGCCACGCCAAGCGTTGCGACGCTGCGAGATGCGGTGATCGGCCGAAACATCGCCAGCATCGTGCTCAAGGGGTCCCGTTCTGTGGAGGAGCCTTCTTCTGAAGGGCTTCCTGAGCGCGTCGGGCCATGTCCTGAAGCTCTTCCGGCGTGGGCATCTTGCCCGCAGGCGGCTTGCTCGCGGCCGTCGCACCCGGA is a genomic window of Polyangiaceae bacterium containing:
- a CDS encoding carboxylate-amine ligase gives rise to the protein MSTTVSGLLDNQFTLGIEEEFQIVHPESRELRSYVSQLLEEGGKQSLLRERVRPEMHQSVVETGTGICRDIRQARSEICELRGELNGLASKHGLRIVAAGTHPFSDWKRQEITDGERYKVIVEDLQDVARANLIFGLHVHVGIKDKEVAIALANQVRYFLPHILALSTSSPFWLGRNSGLKSIRSEIFKRFPRTGIPGHFDSYHQYQSYVDLLVKTGCIDNAKKIWWDVRAHPFFDTVEVRICDMSTRIDDTVALAALIQAIMGKLYLLYQRNMGFREYARELVEENKWRAVRYGIDGQLIDFGKQRQVPLRALISELLDFVSEAADIFKSQEELDRVRKILVEGTSADKQLAVYAKTQSYQAVVDHLIHETSLGA
- a CDS encoding GNAT family N-acetyltransferase, coding for MSDERIRPTRIRVSRLQEVQVEALVEVERACAAMYHDLGFDAAEVPVRTFADIAHLPRYHNVYVAEADHEVAGYVAWRDESPGVAYIEELSVHPQFQRFGVGSKLLATVEEDAVRAGLADVVAKKVDKAAWATAFYAHHGFTEIGAGASAKAQGWVDERSGGRPLTRPGEVVIWKRLRAQ
- a CDS encoding PQQ-binding-like beta-propeller repeat protein, producing the protein MFRPITASRSVATLGVALACAVGALGCETSGIPATPQVPTWLHHPGGALSVWLRRPLTSESRKQAEMYERGQPALDVEGRRVFVGSSDNGMYCLRAQDGSTLWRFETLGPVQSEPLYDAKEDTLYFGSNDGALYKVAASDGKLLWRFATNAEVLRRPVLRNGIVYVMNANDTLVAMHADTGALKWHQHRTPAFGMEVSGYAGPALGRDKIYTAFSDGVVLAYDAEDGSEQWPIVDLAAEAEATAPGDRVRYLDVDTTPVVSRISSGEVVFVGSYAGGVFALDAENGTRAWVNDKAVGVTELMLWEQPEHAPHDGPLPTVAGQRILFAASGLTGLWALDPNDGRTLWRRNLPEGGITMPVAVAGALVVGTSRYGLFLFSPVNGGLIDGILPGASFAMTPAVHGVRAFVLDNGGSLLGVQVMPPRPESKKADWPQF